In Chryseobacterium oranimense, a single window of DNA contains:
- a CDS encoding patatin-like phospholipase family protein has protein sequence MRKLLILLFVFQFLMIHSQVKKDLVIPKNPRIGLSLAGGGAKGFSHVGVLKVLDSLGVKVDYISGTSMGAIVGGLYASGYSGKEIEKIVMDTDFYSLIMDPKSRQESSFFNKSVDKYLLSIPLKNGKISLPSSISSGQRNVYLLKELFKNVSNIDDFSKLPIPFMCVATNLESGNMEIFEKGDLVQSIMASSAFPSLMDPVKIGDSIYIDGAMTVNYPSKPLKDKGIDIVIGVDLNQDLSKREDLNNIISILNQVIDFGIKRDTKKQYKYTDINIKPDLKGMTATSYDDKKKILDSGYAEGKKYAAVLDQLPKRQFDRLRERVNPIYSNVYKIDSISLDGGRIYGKNYVLGKMALRLPSMQTYGSINKKIDKLVATNNYRFINYDIIPENDANYLKLYVTEDEARHFLKVGLHYDEVFKTGLLLNYSGKRLLFKNSNLSLDVVVGDKPRYYLNYFIDNGYIPGFGIYSSGMSFDLKNVDNNVVDKWEWFRNEAFIQSVWRDKFAIGGGISHDYFGAEINGVHERYMRFLNPYVFLKSDTQNDKDFPSRGIYINAEGKVVDLLKSEVEKRIIQVKADIRLNVPISKQFSYRLNLYGGITIGDDLPEFYQYRLGGIFEQNIVNFRSFGGFYFAQLNTNNVILISNDIQFKFNKNYFLSGNFSFANLSDDINFEDTVKVNYSSIGLTAGYKSPFGQIKINFSHSLKNNQKGIFSVILGHWF, from the coding sequence ATGAGAAAACTCCTGATCCTTCTCTTCGTATTTCAATTCCTTATGATCCATTCTCAAGTGAAAAAGGATCTGGTCATACCAAAAAATCCAAGAATAGGTCTTTCACTTGCGGGTGGCGGCGCCAAAGGATTTTCTCATGTCGGGGTACTGAAAGTATTGGATTCATTGGGAGTAAAGGTCGATTATATCTCCGGAACCAGTATGGGTGCCATCGTAGGTGGATTATATGCTTCAGGATATTCGGGGAAAGAAATAGAAAAGATTGTAATGGATACGGATTTCTATTCTCTCATCATGGATCCGAAATCCAGGCAGGAATCTTCTTTCTTCAATAAATCGGTAGATAAATATCTTCTTTCCATTCCTTTAAAGAACGGAAAAATATCCCTACCCTCTTCCATAAGCTCGGGCCAGAGAAATGTATATCTTCTGAAGGAACTTTTCAAAAATGTTTCGAACATTGATGATTTCTCCAAATTACCAATTCCTTTCATGTGTGTTGCCACCAATCTGGAAAGCGGGAATATGGAAATTTTCGAAAAAGGAGATCTTGTACAGTCCATTATGGCAAGTTCAGCATTTCCATCCCTTATGGATCCCGTTAAAATTGGTGACAGTATTTATATAGATGGGGCCATGACCGTCAATTATCCTTCAAAGCCGTTAAAGGACAAAGGAATCGATATCGTGATCGGTGTGGACCTTAACCAGGATTTATCGAAAAGAGAGGATTTAAACAATATTATTTCAATTCTGAACCAGGTTATTGATTTCGGAATCAAAAGAGATACGAAAAAACAGTACAAATACACAGATATTAATATCAAGCCGGATTTGAAAGGCATGACCGCAACCAGCTATGATGATAAGAAAAAAATTCTTGACAGCGGGTATGCAGAAGGGAAAAAATATGCTGCGGTATTGGATCAGCTTCCAAAACGCCAGTTTGACCGTCTTAGAGAGCGCGTAAATCCAATATATTCCAACGTATATAAGATTGACAGTATTTCCCTGGATGGAGGCCGTATTTATGGTAAAAACTATGTCCTGGGGAAAATGGCTCTCCGCCTCCCTTCTATGCAAACTTACGGCTCCATCAACAAAAAAATAGATAAGCTGGTGGCTACCAATAATTATCGTTTTATCAATTATGACATTATTCCCGAAAATGACGCCAATTATCTTAAACTGTACGTTACGGAAGATGAAGCGCGCCATTTCCTGAAAGTGGGACTGCATTATGATGAAGTATTTAAGACTGGGTTGCTTCTGAATTATTCAGGAAAACGTCTTTTATTCAAAAATTCAAACCTGTCACTCGACGTGGTTGTAGGCGACAAGCCCAGATACTATCTGAATTATTTTATAGATAATGGATATATTCCGGGTTTTGGTATTTATTCTTCCGGAATGAGCTTTGACCTGAAAAATGTCGACAATAATGTGGTTGATAAATGGGAATGGTTCAGAAATGAAGCTTTTATACAGTCTGTATGGAGGGATAAATTTGCAATCGGAGGAGGAATCAGCCACGATTATTTCGGGGCAGAAATAAATGGTGTGCATGAAAGGTATATGAGATTTTTAAACCCTTATGTATTTTTAAAAAGCGATACCCAGAATGATAAAGATTTTCCTTCCAGAGGTATTTACATTAATGCTGAAGGAAAAGTAGTAGATCTTTTGAAATCTGAGGTTGAAAAGAGAATTATCCAGGTTAAAGCTGATATCAGGCTGAATGTTCCAATTTCCAAGCAGTTTTCCTACCGTCTTAACCTCTACGGAGGAATTACAATAGGGGACGATCTGCCGGAATTTTACCAATACAGATTGGGAGGAATTTTTGAACAGAATATAGTTAACTTCAGGAGTTTCGGAGGGTTTTATTTTGCACAGCTTAATACCAATAACGTCATCCTTATCTCTAATGATATTCAGTTTAAATTCAATAAAAACTACTTCCTGAGCGGAAATTTCAGCTTTGCTAACCTTTCGGACGATATCAACTTCGAAGATACAGTTAAAGTAAATTATAGCTCAATAGGGCTTACGGCTGGATACAAATCTCCATTCGGGCAGATTAAAATTAACTTTAGCCATTCACTTAAAAACAATCAAAAAGGCATATTCAGTGTTATTTTAGGACACTGGTTTTAA
- the ybeY gene encoding rRNA maturation RNase YbeY, whose translation MIQFFYENLEESVNTDYKKWLEDIILSEEKKPGEINYIFCDDEYLLKINQDYLQHDYYTDIITFDYVKGKTISGEIFVSLQRISDNASTLSRDYEEELKRVLAHGILHLAGYKDKTEEEEKEMRRMEDLYLAKFKETNP comes from the coding sequence ATGATACAATTCTTTTACGAAAACTTAGAGGAATCTGTGAATACAGATTACAAAAAATGGCTGGAAGATATTATTCTTTCAGAAGAAAAAAAACCGGGCGAAATCAATTATATTTTCTGTGATGACGAATATCTGCTGAAGATTAATCAGGATTATCTGCAACATGATTATTATACCGACATCATCACTTTCGATTATGTAAAAGGCAAAACAATAAGCGGAGAGATTTTCGTATCTTTGCAGCGAATTTCGGACAACGCTTCTACCCTTTCCAGAGATTACGAGGAAGAACTGAAAAGAGTCCTCGCCCATGGAATCCTTCACCTGGCAGGGTACAAGGATAAGACGGAAGAAGAAGAGAAAGAGATGCGAAGAATGGAAGATTTATATCTGGCTAAGTTTAAGGAAACAAATCCTTAA
- the mnmG gene encoding tRNA uridine-5-carboxymethylaminomethyl(34) synthesis enzyme MnmG, with translation MISEIYDVIVVGAGHAGCEAAAAAANLGSKTLLVTMNMQTIGQMSCNPAMGGIAKGQIVREIDAMGGYSGIVADKSAIQFKMLNLSKGPAMWSPRTQNDRMLFAEEWRLALENTPNLDFFQDMVKQLIVENNKVTGVITSLGIEIKAKSVVLTNGTFLNGLIHVGDKQLGGGRMGEPRAFGITEQLVSLGFEAGRMKTGTPPRVDGRSLDYSKMEEQKGDENPQKFSYMDTPKLTKQLSCHIVYTNETVHDILREGFDRSPMFNGTIQSLGPRYCPSIEDKINRFAERTRHQLFVEPEGWKTVEIYVNGFSSSLPEDVQIKAMKQIPGFENVKVFRPGYAIEYDYFPPTQLKHTLETKLIDNLYFAGQINGTTGYEEAAGQGLIAGINAHNKVHDKEDFILNRDEAYIGVLIDDLITKGTEEPYRMFTSRAEYRLLLRQDNADIRLTKKAFDLGLAKEDRLRKVETKVSKSQELEEFLRETSLKPGIINPILETIESNPVDQAYRASQFLTRPNITLEKLDSIDTIREFSSQYDDEVREQAEINIKYKGYIEKEKENVAKLNRLENIKIPEDFDYKSLSSLSSEAKQKMSNVRPKTIAQAGRISGVSPADINVLLVYLGR, from the coding sequence ATGATTTCAGAAATATACGACGTAATTGTAGTAGGTGCCGGACATGCAGGATGTGAAGCTGCAGCCGCCGCTGCGAACCTAGGTTCAAAGACCCTGCTTGTTACAATGAATATGCAGACCATCGGACAGATGAGCTGCAACCCGGCCATGGGAGGAATCGCAAAAGGACAGATCGTAAGAGAAATTGATGCTATGGGAGGATACTCCGGAATTGTAGCCGATAAATCTGCCATCCAGTTCAAAATGCTGAACCTTTCAAAAGGTCCCGCTATGTGGTCTCCAAGAACCCAAAATGACAGAATGCTTTTTGCCGAAGAATGGAGACTTGCATTAGAGAATACACCCAATCTTGATTTTTTTCAGGATATGGTGAAGCAGCTTATTGTAGAAAATAATAAGGTAACCGGAGTTATTACTTCTTTGGGAATTGAAATAAAAGCTAAATCCGTAGTTCTTACCAACGGAACCTTTTTGAACGGATTGATACATGTTGGAGATAAACAATTAGGCGGAGGAAGAATGGGTGAACCAAGAGCTTTTGGAATTACCGAGCAACTTGTAAGTTTAGGTTTTGAAGCCGGAAGAATGAAAACAGGAACCCCTCCCCGTGTGGACGGAAGAAGCCTGGATTATTCAAAAATGGAAGAACAGAAAGGAGATGAAAATCCTCAAAAGTTCAGCTATATGGATACCCCTAAATTAACAAAACAATTAAGCTGTCATATTGTATACACCAACGAAACGGTTCACGATATTTTGCGTGAAGGTTTCGACAGAAGCCCAATGTTTAACGGAACTATTCAGAGCTTAGGCCCAAGATACTGTCCAAGTATTGAGGATAAGATCAACCGTTTTGCAGAGAGAACCAGACACCAGCTTTTCGTAGAACCGGAAGGTTGGAAAACTGTTGAGATCTATGTAAACGGATTCAGTTCATCTCTTCCGGAGGATGTACAAATCAAAGCTATGAAGCAAATTCCAGGATTTGAAAACGTAAAAGTTTTCCGTCCCGGTTATGCTATTGAATATGATTACTTCCCTCCTACCCAATTAAAGCATACTTTAGAAACAAAATTGATTGATAATTTATATTTTGCAGGCCAGATCAATGGTACTACAGGCTATGAAGAAGCAGCCGGACAAGGACTAATTGCAGGGATCAATGCCCACAATAAAGTACATGATAAAGAAGATTTTATTCTAAACAGAGATGAAGCTTATATTGGCGTACTGATTGATGATCTGATCACGAAAGGAACAGAAGAACCTTACAGAATGTTCACTTCCCGTGCAGAATACAGGCTTTTACTGAGACAGGATAATGCTGATATCAGACTTACGAAAAAAGCATTTGATCTCGGACTTGCAAAAGAAGACAGATTAAGAAAAGTTGAAACCAAAGTATCTAAAAGTCAGGAACTTGAAGAGTTTTTACGAGAAACTTCTTTAAAACCAGGTATTATTAATCCTATACTGGAAACCATTGAAAGTAATCCTGTAGATCAGGCTTACAGAGCTTCACAATTTCTTACCAGACCTAATATTACCTTGGAAAAACTGGATTCAATTGATACCATCAGAGAGTTTTCTTCTCAATACGATGATGAAGTAAGAGAGCAGGCGGAGATCAATATTAAATACAAAGGCTATATAGAAAAGGAAAAAGAAAATGTTGCCAAGCTTAATCGCTTAGAGAACATAAAAATTCCTGAAGACTTTGATTATAAAAGCCTTTCAAGTCTTTCTTCTGAAGCAAAACAAAAAATGTCTAATGTAAGACCTAAAACTATTGCACAGGCAGGAAGAATCAGTGGTGTTTCCCCGGCCGATATAAACGTTTTACTGGTCTATTTAGGACGTTAA
- a CDS encoding class I SAM-dependent methyltransferase gives MRIKDHFLSQEIFEIKETETKGVFKTSPIPSNISRYYESEDYISHHQDSGSLKEKLYKFLQSFNLQYKKNILADRIKKGSKVLDYGCGAGEFVKYIENDFETFGFEPDEDARKAALSKISKATVLDNVQTIPDNSLDAITLWHVFEHIENQDEMLEIFHRKLREKGLLIIAVPNPTSYDAKHYKEYWAAYDVPRHIYHFSKNGMENLISKKPNWKMRKIKPLVLDSFYISMLSEKYKKSPLFWLKAVIYGTISNVKALFSNEFSSLIYIIEKK, from the coding sequence ATGAGAATAAAAGATCATTTTCTTTCACAGGAAATATTTGAAATTAAAGAAACGGAAACAAAAGGAGTTTTTAAGACCTCCCCTATTCCATCCAATATTTCCAGATATTACGAAAGTGAAGATTATATTTCCCATCACCAGGATTCAGGAAGCTTAAAAGAAAAGCTTTACAAATTCCTGCAGTCTTTTAATCTTCAGTACAAAAAAAATATTCTTGCAGACAGAATCAAGAAAGGTTCAAAAGTCCTGGATTATGGATGTGGTGCCGGAGAATTTGTGAAGTATATAGAAAACGATTTTGAAACTTTTGGTTTTGAACCTGATGAAGATGCCAGAAAAGCTGCGCTCAGTAAAATATCCAAAGCCACAGTACTTGATAATGTTCAGACCATTCCCGACAACAGTTTGGATGCCATTACATTATGGCATGTATTTGAACATATAGAAAACCAGGATGAGATGCTGGAAATATTCCACAGGAAATTGAGAGAAAAAGGTCTGCTGATTATTGCCGTTCCCAATCCTACTTCCTATGATGCAAAACATTATAAAGAATATTGGGCAGCATATGATGTACCGAGACATATCTATCATTTTTCTAAAAACGGTATGGAAAATCTAATTTCCAAAAAACCGAATTGGAAAATGAGAAAAATTAAACCTTTGGTTCTTGATTCATTTTATATCTCCATGTTGAGCGAAAAGTATAAAAAATCACCTCTATTTTGGCTAAAAGCCGTCATCTACGGAACGATTTCTAACGTAAAGGCACTTTTTTCGAACGAATTTTCGAGTTTGATATACATTATCGAAAAAAAGTAG
- a CDS encoding phosphoglycerate kinase, which produces MKTINDFNFKDKKALVRVDFNVPQDDQLKVTDNTRIAAVKPTVEKILNDGGSVILMTHLGRPKGEVKDEFSLKHIVDEVSTVLGHEVKFVDECIGEKAEKAASELLPAEILLLENLRFHNEEEKGDEEFAGKLAKLGDAYVNDAFGTAHRAHASTAVIAQYFQSTKFFGLLMAKELEAIEKVLKKGEKPVTAILGGSKVSTKITIIENILPAIDNLIIGGGMAFTFIKALGGKIGNSLVEEDKLPLALEILGKAKENKVKVYLPSDVIIAEAFNNDAERKEADIYAIPEGWMGLDAGHKSRDQFNDVLLNSRTILWNGPIGVFEMSNFAGGTVALGDSIAEATKLGAFSLVGGGDSVAFVKQFGYDDKVSYVSTGGGAMLESLEGLELPGVAAINK; this is translated from the coding sequence ATGAAAACAATCAATGATTTCAATTTTAAAGATAAGAAGGCTCTGGTAAGAGTGGATTTCAATGTTCCACAGGACGATCAGCTGAAGGTGACTGACAATACAAGAATTGCAGCTGTAAAACCTACGGTTGAGAAAATTCTTAATGACGGAGGTTCTGTCATTCTAATGACGCATCTTGGAAGACCAAAAGGTGAGGTGAAGGATGAATTTTCTCTTAAGCATATCGTAGATGAAGTTTCAACAGTTCTTGGGCATGAAGTTAAGTTTGTGGATGAATGTATTGGGGAGAAGGCTGAAAAGGCTGCTTCTGAACTTCTGCCGGCGGAGATCTTATTATTGGAGAATCTTCGTTTTCATAATGAGGAAGAGAAAGGAGATGAAGAATTTGCCGGTAAGCTTGCGAAGCTTGGTGATGCTTATGTAAATGATGCATTCGGTACAGCTCACAGAGCCCATGCTTCTACAGCAGTAATTGCTCAGTATTTCCAATCAACTAAATTTTTCGGTTTACTGATGGCTAAAGAGTTAGAAGCAATAGAAAAGGTACTGAAAAAAGGAGAAAAGCCTGTAACTGCAATACTTGGAGGTTCTAAGGTTTCAACTAAAATTACCATTATAGAAAATATACTTCCGGCTATTGATAATCTGATTATCGGAGGAGGTATGGCATTCACATTTATTAAAGCTCTGGGAGGAAAGATAGGAAACTCTTTAGTAGAAGAGGATAAGCTTCCTTTAGCTCTTGAAATTTTAGGAAAAGCTAAAGAAAATAAAGTAAAAGTGTATCTTCCTTCGGATGTTATTATTGCTGAAGCTTTCAACAATGATGCTGAAAGAAAAGAAGCAGATATTTATGCGATTCCGGAAGGATGGATGGGGCTTGATGCAGGTCATAAATCAAGAGATCAGTTCAATGATGTTCTTTTAAATTCAAGAACAATTCTTTGGAATGGCCCGATAGGAGTTTTTGAAATGTCAAACTTTGCAGGTGGAACTGTTGCCCTTGGTGACAGTATTGCTGAAGCTACAAAATTAGGAGCTTTCTCTTTAGTAGGTGGTGGAGACAGTGTTGCTTTTGTGAAGCAGTTTGGCTATGATGATAAAGTAAGCTATGTTTCTACCGGCGGTGGAGCGATGCTTGAAAGCCTGGAAGGTTTGGAGCTTCCGGGAGTTGCTGCGATTAATAAATAG
- the rpiB gene encoding ribose 5-phosphate isomerase B, translating to MKRKIAIAADHAGYEYKEIVKNYLSEKFDVQDFGTFSTDSVDYPDFVHPAATSVENGENELGILLCGSGNGVQITANKHQKIRCALCWMPEIAVLARQHNDANMISIPARFISKELAIEITDKFLSTDFEGGRHQNRVDKIAVC from the coding sequence ATGAAAAGAAAAATAGCTATTGCTGCAGACCATGCAGGCTATGAATACAAGGAGATTGTTAAGAACTATCTCTCAGAAAAGTTTGATGTTCAGGATTTTGGCACGTTTTCCACAGACAGTGTGGATTATCCGGACTTTGTACACCCTGCTGCAACTTCTGTTGAAAACGGGGAAAATGAATTGGGAATTTTACTCTGCGGAAGTGGAAACGGAGTTCAGATTACAGCAAACAAACATCAGAAGATAAGATGTGCACTTTGCTGGATGCCGGAGATTGCAGTATTGGCGAGACAGCATAATGATGCTAATATGATCTCTATACCGGCCAGATTTATTTCTAAAGAACTGGCTATAGAAATTACAGACAAGTTTCTTTCCACAGATTTTGAAGGGGGAAGACACCAGAACAGGGTTGATAAAATTGCTGTTTGCTAA
- the rnr gene encoding ribonuclease R: MPRKGKYISHKNEQKLIEIGRQILRFMNANASKIYNYKQIADGIDYKNPRQREQVIQALHKLQGSEKIKEVEKGKYIVNLKIAGTLTGTIDFNQSGNAYVSVEGVEDDIFIHSKNVKDALQGDKVLIITYHFKGKKLEGSVLEVLERTRTEFVGTFQLVAHKDFGFVVCDKKTINTDIFIPKTKFGGAENGDKVIVKMTEWKPGDKNPEGEIIQVLGAPGEHETEIHSILAEYGLPYEFPQEVELDADKIDRRITDEEAAKRWDMRDICTFTIDPKDAKDFDDALSIRKLENGFWEIGVHIADVSHYVVPGTILDDEAYKRATSVYLVDRVVPMLPEVLSNDVCSLRPNEDKYTFSAVFQLNDKAEIQKQWFGRTVIHSDRRFTYEEAQERIETGEGDLAEEINTLDRLAKIMRDQRIKNGAITFDRSEVRFNLDENSEPVGVYFKISKDSNHLIEEFMLLANKKVSEFVSLTHKGGVTNNTFIYRVHDDPDPAKLEALRDFVSTFGYKMNLDNTKKVAESLNNLLHDVKGKGEENMIETLAMRSMSKAVYSTEPIGHYGLGFEYYSHFTSPIRRYPDLLAHRLLQHYLDGGKSPSKGELEEKAKHCSAMERLAADAERDSIKFMQVKFMEKHLGETFSGVISGVAEFGFWVEIPENGAEGLIKLRDLVDDSYSYDGKTHAVYGNRTGKKYQLGDEVRIKVVKANLIQKQLDFKIVD; this comes from the coding sequence ATGCCAAGAAAAGGTAAATATATAAGCCATAAAAATGAACAGAAACTCATAGAGATTGGAAGACAGATCCTGCGTTTCATGAATGCTAATGCGTCGAAGATCTATAATTATAAGCAGATCGCAGACGGAATAGATTATAAAAATCCGCGACAGAGAGAGCAGGTAATCCAGGCTCTTCATAAGCTTCAGGGGTCTGAAAAGATCAAAGAAGTGGAAAAAGGAAAATACATCGTCAACCTGAAGATCGCAGGAACTTTAACAGGAACTATCGATTTCAACCAGTCCGGAAACGCTTACGTGAGTGTAGAAGGAGTGGAAGATGATATTTTTATTCACTCCAAAAACGTAAAAGATGCGCTACAGGGTGATAAAGTTTTGATCATCACCTATCACTTCAAAGGAAAAAAACTGGAAGGCTCCGTACTGGAAGTTCTGGAGAGAACAAGAACTGAGTTTGTAGGAACATTCCAGCTCGTTGCCCATAAAGATTTTGGATTTGTGGTTTGTGATAAAAAAACAATCAATACGGATATTTTTATTCCGAAAACAAAATTCGGAGGAGCTGAAAACGGCGATAAGGTTATCGTTAAAATGACTGAATGGAAACCCGGAGATAAAAATCCGGAAGGAGAAATCATTCAGGTCCTTGGAGCTCCGGGCGAGCATGAAACAGAGATCCACTCTATTCTTGCAGAATACGGACTGCCTTACGAATTCCCACAGGAAGTGGAGCTTGATGCAGATAAAATAGACCGAAGAATTACAGATGAGGAAGCAGCAAAACGTTGGGATATGCGTGATATCTGCACATTCACCATCGACCCTAAGGATGCAAAAGACTTTGATGATGCGCTTTCCATCAGAAAACTGGAAAACGGATTCTGGGAAATCGGTGTTCACATTGCAGACGTTTCCCATTACGTGGTTCCGGGGACAATCCTGGACGACGAAGCCTACAAAAGGGCAACTTCGGTTTATCTTGTAGACCGTGTAGTTCCGATGCTTCCGGAAGTTTTAAGTAATGACGTATGTTCCCTTCGTCCCAATGAAGATAAATATACTTTCTCAGCAGTTTTCCAGCTGAATGATAAAGCAGAGATCCAGAAACAGTGGTTTGGAAGAACGGTGATCCATTCAGACAGAAGATTTACGTATGAAGAGGCCCAGGAACGTATAGAAACAGGAGAAGGAGATCTTGCAGAAGAAATCAATACACTGGACAGGCTGGCGAAAATTATGCGTGATCAGCGTATTAAAAACGGAGCCATTACATTCGACAGAAGCGAGGTAAGATTCAATCTTGATGAAAACAGTGAGCCTGTAGGGGTTTACTTTAAAATAAGCAAGGATTCCAATCACCTGATCGAAGAATTCATGCTGTTGGCCAATAAAAAAGTGTCCGAATTTGTATCATTAACCCATAAAGGAGGTGTTACAAACAATACCTTTATTTACAGGGTGCATGATGATCCGGATCCTGCAAAGCTGGAAGCATTAAGAGATTTTGTATCTACTTTCGGCTATAAAATGAATCTCGACAATACCAAGAAAGTTGCAGAATCATTGAATAACCTTCTTCATGATGTGAAAGGAAAAGGCGAGGAAAATATGATCGAAACGCTGGCAATGAGAAGTATGAGCAAAGCGGTATACTCTACAGAACCTATCGGTCATTACGGTTTAGGTTTTGAATACTACAGTCACTTCACCTCTCCTATCAGACGTTATCCTGACCTTCTAGCCCACCGATTGCTTCAGCATTATCTGGATGGAGGAAAATCTCCAAGCAAAGGGGAACTTGAAGAAAAGGCTAAACACTGCAGTGCAATGGAAAGACTGGCTGCTGATGCAGAGAGAGATTCTATTAAATTTATGCAGGTGAAATTTATGGAAAAACATCTTGGAGAAACCTTCAGTGGTGTCATCTCGGGTGTTGCGGAATTCGGTTTCTGGGTTGAAATCCCTGAAAACGGTGCCGAAGGACTCATCAAATTAAGAGATCTTGTAGATGATTCCTATTCCTATGACGGTAAGACCCATGCAGTATACGGAAACAGAACCGGTAAAAAATATCAGCTGGGCGATGAAGTGAGGATTAAAGTAGTAAAAGCAAACCTTATTCAGAAACAGTTGGACTTTAAGATTGTTGATTAA
- a CDS encoding LysE family translocator, whose amino-acid sequence MFELVLSAIVLGFMLSLVFIGPIFFLLIETSFTRGPRHALALDLGVITADLLCIVAAYYASADIVTLIDKHPGFYRITSILIFVYGIVMMVTKTKMHMPGEEKIIGQNYFKTFFNGFFFNLLNVGVILFWLVTVISVRNQYPDTSSFILYISIVIGTYLCIDLAKIFLAKQFHDKLTQKLANQIRRIVGGILIVFSFFIFLQSFKKFNQFDRRLEEAEKKEIKYQKTE is encoded by the coding sequence ATGTTTGAACTTGTACTTTCTGCCATTGTCTTAGGATTTATGCTGAGCCTGGTTTTTATAGGACCTATTTTTTTCCTTTTAATTGAAACCAGCTTCACCAGAGGACCGAGACATGCTTTGGCACTGGATCTTGGTGTCATCACGGCAGATTTGCTATGCATCGTTGCTGCCTATTATGCAAGTGCGGACATTGTTACTTTGATAGACAAGCATCCCGGATTTTACAGAATCACCTCCATACTTATCTTTGTATACGGGATCGTCATGATGGTCACCAAGACCAAAATGCATATGCCCGGTGAAGAAAAAATCATTGGCCAGAACTATTTTAAAACGTTTTTCAATGGTTTTTTCTTTAATCTTTTAAATGTAGGAGTTATACTTTTCTGGCTGGTTACGGTAATCTCCGTAAGAAATCAGTATCCTGATACCAGCAGCTTTATTTTGTACATAAGCATCGTTATTGGAACATACTTATGTATTGATCTTGCCAAAATATTCCTCGCCAAACAATTTCACGATAAACTTACCCAGAAACTTGCCAACCAGATCAGAAGAATCGTTGGCGGGATTCTTATTGTTTTCAGTTTCTTTATTTTCCTGCAGAGCTTTAAGAAATTTAATCAGTTCGACAGACGTTTGGAAGAAGCTGAGAAAAAAGAAATAAAGTATCAAAAAACAGAATGA
- a CDS encoding LD-carboxypeptidase → MKKTIFPKPLKKGAKIAVISPAGAVDAAQLEKGIEMIKSRGFEPVLGEHLYTKFSNGYNYAGTESERLSDINRAFNDNSISAVWASRGGYGCQHLVQHLKLKKFTENPKWYIGYSDNTVIQSYLLNKGFASIHGQTIKTSSFGVTDESYDMIFDVLKGKMPKYALKSNAFNKQGNIEGELVGGNLALIYALLGTKYSFDFRDKILFIEDIGENFYALDRMIMSLELAGVFGKIKGLIVGGMTNMGDEKENKSYEESFDEFAYKLISEKVSKYKFPVVFGFPNGHIKDNRPLIIGGNVKLQVKDKVKIEF, encoded by the coding sequence ATGAAAAAAACAATATTTCCCAAACCTCTTAAAAAAGGAGCCAAAATAGCCGTTATTTCCCCGGCAGGAGCAGTAGATGCCGCCCAGCTTGAAAAAGGGATAGAAATGATTAAAAGCAGAGGATTTGAACCTGTTCTTGGTGAACATCTTTACACTAAATTTTCAAACGGATATAATTATGCAGGGACAGAAAGTGAAAGGTTGAGTGATATCAACCGGGCTTTCAATGATAACAGTATTTCTGCAGTCTGGGCTTCCAGAGGAGGTTATGGATGTCAGCACCTGGTTCAGCATTTAAAGCTTAAAAAATTTACGGAAAACCCAAAATGGTACATCGGTTACTCCGATAATACCGTTATTCAAAGCTATTTATTGAACAAAGGATTTGCATCTATTCATGGACAGACTATCAAGACCTCCAGTTTTGGAGTTACTGATGAGAGCTACGATATGATCTTTGATGTCCTCAAAGGGAAAATGCCTAAATATGCCCTAAAATCCAATGCATTTAATAAGCAGGGGAATATTGAAGGCGAACTCGTCGGAGGCAATTTAGCCCTGATCTATGCCCTTCTGGGAACTAAATATTCTTTTGATTTCAGAGATAAAATTTTATTCATTGAAGATATTGGTGAAAATTTCTATGCTCTTGACAGAATGATCATGAGCCTGGAGCTCGCCGGTGTTTTCGGGAAAATAAAAGGACTTATCGTTGGCGGAATGACCAATATGGGCGACGAAAAAGAAAATAAAAGCTATGAAGAAAGCTTTGATGAATTCGCTTATAAACTGATTTCAGAAAAAGTTTCAAAATATAAGTTCCCGGTTGTTTTCGGTTTTCCGAATGGACATATTAAAGACAACAGACCTCTGATTATTGGAGGAAATGTGAAATTGCAGGTAAAGGATAAGGTTAAGATTGAGTTTTAA